The Hymenobacter sp. DG01 genome has a segment encoding these proteins:
- a CDS encoding tol-pal system YbgF family protein — MRLYLLGCLLLLSLGAWAQQPDTARPGRQINLSNVDVAPAAVDISGWLLLDKDIQTELEGAVQNIYNFKHDRAERQFRSLRRRYPNHPMPYFLLGLTTWWKIMPSNITSQQYDKVFLAYMDTAIARGEALYKRDRRNYEACFFLSAAYGFSARLNAERHNWRKATVASKNALDYLEKSQEANGLSPEFLFGQALINYYAPWISDTYPLLRPVLLFFPKGNKKLGLSQLRSVAANGFYTAPEARVFLMKILQNQENKPDEALALARIMATTYPDNGYFQRFYALMSYQVGDLNECERVSRDILDKINRGMPGYEGISGRYATYFLGSLMQNQYKDLTKAKEYYQRCIVFAESTNDTKQGFYLYALLNLGRIASKQNDAAAATRYYKEVQQKAERKSEAYNEAQAYLKKKGKKPPKAAGRS; from the coding sequence ATGCGCCTATACTTGCTTGGCTGCCTGTTGCTGCTCTCCCTGGGGGCGTGGGCGCAGCAGCCCGATACGGCCCGTCCGGGCCGTCAGATCAACCTTTCGAACGTGGATGTAGCTCCCGCCGCCGTGGATATTTCCGGGTGGCTGCTGCTGGACAAGGACATTCAGACGGAGCTGGAAGGGGCGGTGCAGAACATCTACAACTTCAAGCACGACCGCGCCGAGCGCCAGTTCCGGAGCCTGCGCCGCCGCTACCCCAACCACCCCATGCCCTACTTCCTGCTGGGCCTGACGACGTGGTGGAAGATTATGCCTTCCAACATCACCTCCCAGCAGTACGATAAGGTGTTTCTGGCCTACATGGATACGGCCATTGCCCGCGGGGAGGCGCTTTACAAGCGCGACCGAAGAAACTACGAAGCCTGCTTTTTTCTGTCGGCGGCCTATGGCTTCTCGGCCCGCCTGAATGCTGAGCGCCACAACTGGCGCAAAGCCACCGTGGCCAGCAAAAATGCTCTCGACTACCTCGAAAAAAGCCAGGAAGCCAACGGCCTGAGCCCGGAGTTTCTGTTTGGGCAGGCCCTGATTAACTACTACGCCCCCTGGATTTCAGATACGTACCCGCTGCTACGGCCCGTGCTGCTGTTCTTCCCGAAGGGTAATAAGAAGCTGGGCCTCTCGCAGCTGCGCAGCGTGGCCGCCAACGGGTTTTATACCGCCCCGGAGGCGCGGGTTTTCCTGATGAAAATTCTGCAGAACCAGGAAAATAAGCCGGATGAGGCCCTGGCCCTGGCCCGCATTATGGCCACCACCTACCCCGATAATGGCTATTTCCAGCGCTTCTATGCCCTGATGAGCTACCAGGTAGGCGACCTGAACGAGTGTGAGCGGGTAAGCCGCGACATTCTGGATAAAATCAACCGGGGCATGCCCGGCTACGAGGGCATCAGTGGGCGCTACGCCACGTACTTCCTGGGCAGCCTGATGCAGAACCAGTACAAGGACCTGACCAAAGCCAAGGAATATTACCAGCGCTGCATTGTATTCGCGGAAAGCACCAACGATACCAAGCAGGGCTTTTACCTCTATGCGCTGCTGAACCTGGGCCGCATTGCCAGCAAGCAGAACGATGCCGCCGCAGCCACGCGCTACTACAAAGAAGTGCAGCAGAAAGCCGAGCGTAAGTCTGAGGCATACAACGAGGCTCAGGCCTACCTGAAAAAGAAAGGAAAGAAGCCCCCAAAGGCAGCTGGCCGATCTTAA
- a CDS encoding DUF4105 domain-containing protein — protein MIFPWLPFCRMLLIGSILQWGVIAPCFATSARLSSSASVSLLTCAPGSETYALFGHSALRITDPLLGLDQVYNYGTFDFQTTHFYWRFLRADLRYSLSAVPFRSFCQGYKQEGRGVQEHLLTLTPAEVQRVYVCLETTLHSPARYYQYQFFADNCSTRLFALLENNLATPWHLDSSRLATTATYRQLLAPYLTAAPWVKLGMNVGLGLPTDQPTVFRQRLFLPLELQQALAWATRQGRPLVAQQRQLLQSSPSPAQPVGISPIILLLSWTGASLVIWRWPSCPTWLSRLNRRVLFGVVGLLGCLLTGLSLGSLHVPVHTNYQVLWLLPSHLVLALSSTRPWWRYYRAGSLALLLLGGVLATALRYWLLLPEMALLLALLMGHLLLLPLTKPVTGN, from the coding sequence ATGATCTTCCCTTGGCTACCCTTCTGCCGGATGTTATTGATAGGTAGCATACTGCAATGGGGTGTTATTGCACCCTGTTTTGCTACCTCTGCTCGCCTGTCTTCCTCAGCCTCCGTCAGTCTGCTGACGTGTGCGCCGGGCTCAGAAACCTACGCTTTGTTCGGGCACTCAGCCCTACGTATCACCGACCCCCTGCTTGGCCTGGACCAAGTATATAACTACGGCACCTTCGACTTTCAGACGACACATTTCTATTGGCGCTTCCTGCGGGCCGATTTGCGCTATTCTTTATCGGCAGTGCCCTTTCGGTCTTTTTGCCAGGGCTACAAGCAGGAAGGGCGCGGCGTACAGGAGCATCTACTGACCCTAACGCCCGCTGAAGTGCAACGAGTGTACGTGTGTTTGGAAACCACCCTACATTCTCCCGCCCGGTACTACCAGTACCAGTTCTTTGCTGATAACTGTTCTACCCGCCTTTTCGCACTTTTGGAGAACAACCTAGCAACGCCCTGGCACCTGGATTCGTCGCGGCTCGCTACCACTGCCACTTATCGTCAACTCCTAGCTCCTTACCTGACGGCAGCACCTTGGGTGAAGCTGGGCATGAACGTGGGATTGGGTCTGCCTACTGACCAACCTACCGTATTCCGGCAACGGCTTTTCCTGCCGTTAGAATTGCAGCAGGCCTTGGCGTGGGCCACCCGGCAGGGCCGCCCTCTGGTTGCCCAACAGCGTCAGCTATTACAGTCCTCGCCTTCTCCTGCTCAGCCAGTTGGAATTTCGCCGATCATCTTACTGCTTTCCTGGACAGGGGCCAGCTTAGTCATTTGGCGGTGGCCCAGCTGCCCTACGTGGCTATCTCGCCTGAACCGGCGAGTTCTGTTTGGAGTCGTGGGCTTGCTCGGCTGCCTGCTTACCGGACTCAGCCTAGGCTCCCTGCATGTGCCAGTGCACACCAATTACCAAGTGCTGTGGTTGCTACCAAGCCACTTGGTGCTCGCCCTAAGCAGTACGCGTCCGTGGTGGCGCTATTACAGGGCTGGCTCTCTGGCTTTGCTATTGCTTGGCGGTGTACTAGCCACCGCCTTAAGATACTGGCTTTTGCTCCCGGAAATGGCGCTACTCCTGGCGCTGCTGATGGGCCACCTGCTCCTGCTCCCCCTAACCAAGCCGGTTACGGGCAATTAG
- the bla gene encoding subclass B1 metallo-beta-lactamase yields the protein MFFFFAALLAVAPRVWAGPPPAALPPLRVRAVAPDVFVYTSYRRYPGVAAPVPANGLIVRTRQGAVLIDTPWDPEQTQQLLQWVADSLHQRVRLALVTHAHQDRVGGLAVLQARRIRVYSSPLTARRVRQLYPAAAPLTAALKPYTLIRAGRTRLELFFPGPAHAPDNIVAWLPRQKVLFGGCLVREQAATSLGNLDEANLTRWPAALRTVQARYPKARVVVPGHGQWGGTALLAHTDELLRGAARRKSPTALREPLP from the coding sequence TTGTTTTTCTTTTTTGCGGCCCTGCTGGCGGTAGCGCCGCGGGTCTGGGCCGGGCCACCACCGGCTGCCCTACCGCCGCTGCGGGTGCGCGCCGTGGCCCCCGATGTGTTTGTGTATACTTCTTACCGGCGCTATCCCGGGGTAGCGGCGCCGGTGCCGGCCAACGGCCTGATAGTGCGCACTCGCCAGGGAGCCGTGCTGATTGATACCCCCTGGGACCCGGAGCAAACCCAACAGCTACTGCAGTGGGTTGCCGACAGCCTGCACCAGCGGGTGCGGCTGGCCCTGGTGACCCACGCCCACCAGGACCGGGTAGGCGGCCTGGCCGTGCTGCAGGCTCGCCGCATCCGGGTGTACAGCAGCCCACTTACTGCCCGGCGGGTGCGGCAGCTTTATCCGGCGGCTGCCCCCCTAACCGCCGCACTCAAGCCGTACACGCTGATTCGGGCCGGCCGCACACGTCTGGAGCTGTTTTTTCCGGGGCCGGCCCACGCCCCCGATAACATAGTAGCCTGGCTGCCCCGCCAAAAGGTGCTGTTTGGAGGGTGCCTGGTGCGGGAGCAGGCCGCTACCTCCCTGGGCAACCTCGACGAGGCCAACCTTACGCGGTGGCCCGCCGCCCTGCGCACCGTGCAAGCCCGCTACCCCAAAGCCCGGGTGGTAGTGCCCGGCCACGGCCAGTGGGGCGGCACGGCTCTGCTGGCACATACGGACGAGCTGCTGCGCGGGGCGGCCCGCCGCAAGTCTCCTACCGCCCTCCGGGAGCCCCTGCCCTGA
- a CDS encoding phospholipid scramblase-related protein, translating into MLNRRNYFIREHAGVFKLKDTYDILQPETQEQIGYATEATPAWAVWLRLLLKKHMLPVTIAVREQPEAEPLFQIQRGWTFLRSKVHVVDARQQRIGYFKSKLFSLGGGFHVYNVHDEKIAEIKGNWKGWDFTLVSASGQEIGVVTKKWAGLGRELFTTADNYLISLHDTGEPQEASSTLLLAAGLAIDTVFNEKQ; encoded by the coding sequence ATGCTAAATCGGCGCAACTATTTTATCCGGGAGCACGCGGGCGTGTTCAAGCTCAAAGACACCTACGATATTCTGCAACCCGAAACCCAGGAGCAGATTGGGTACGCCACAGAGGCTACCCCGGCCTGGGCCGTGTGGCTGCGGCTGCTGCTTAAAAAGCACATGCTGCCCGTCACGATTGCCGTGCGGGAGCAGCCCGAGGCCGAGCCCCTCTTCCAGATTCAGCGGGGCTGGACGTTCCTGCGCTCCAAAGTGCACGTGGTAGATGCCCGGCAGCAGCGCATTGGCTACTTCAAAAGCAAGCTATTCTCGCTGGGCGGCGGGTTTCACGTGTACAATGTGCACGACGAGAAGATTGCCGAAATCAAGGGTAACTGGAAGGGCTGGGACTTTACGCTGGTGAGTGCCTCGGGGCAGGAAATAGGGGTAGTCACGAAGAAGTGGGCTGGCCTCGGGCGAGAGCTGTTCACTACCGCCGACAACTACTTGATTTCCCTGCACGACACGGGCGAGCCGCAGGAGGCCTCCAGTACCTTGCTGCTGGCGGCCGGGCTGGCCATTGATACTGTGTTCAACGAGAAGCAGTAA
- a CDS encoding GMC family oxidoreductase N-terminal domain-containing protein, with protein sequence MQFTEAQCATLRALADAFIPALPAPAGAPDPAYWARCGSAGVDLTKAARLIEAQSAGTRQEFLQLLQLLDTPALGLTWFGPLRPFGRLAPEQREKLLQSWAASNVPQLRKGFQALRKLFVFLFYGGSTPEQGNFVWEHIGYPGPQVPDPAVAAEKPIRTLQPTQDAHYDCDVLVIGSGAGGGVVAGELAAAGHDVLVLEKGPYFHGPDFTQREVDMLGELYEARGGLSTQDGGIALLAGSCLGGGTTVNWAGAFRTPDYVREEWAREHQVPHFTGPDFSRSLEAVSEALGVNTAYPRHNGQNQALWDGSRALGQDVKLIPRNEKGLTSSEEHFCGLGYSGFGDRHGIKQGTLNTYLQTAFDHGARLLCSTAVTRVTLAHGRATGAEAVHTTADGRPVRVTVRARRVVVAAGSIQTPALLLRSGLRHAHLGQHLHLHPTVAVSGLYRQRIEPWHGPMMSVVNDAFTRLEGSNFGVKLETPPAHPGLMAMVLPWRSGQQHKALMQQAAHLGSFIVLTRDRDGGRVSVDRHGAPCIDYILSDYDRGHLLRGVRAAAEVHVAAGAHTVLLPHGTLPTLHAENGQLQNPEVLAGLPYLSWKANQFGLYSAHQMSTCRMGGNAATHPTSPTGELYDVRHLFVADASAFPACSGVNPMLTIMALAHHTAQHLKASLQAEPVVERAAVASEPGRV encoded by the coding sequence ATGCAGTTCACCGAAGCCCAGTGTGCTACCCTCCGCGCCCTCGCTGATGCGTTCATTCCGGCTTTGCCGGCCCCGGCTGGTGCGCCCGACCCTGCGTACTGGGCCCGGTGTGGCTCGGCCGGCGTGGACCTGACCAAGGCCGCCCGGCTGATAGAGGCGCAGTCGGCCGGCACGCGGCAGGAGTTTCTGCAGCTGCTGCAGCTGCTGGATACGCCTGCCCTGGGCCTGACGTGGTTCGGGCCTCTGCGGCCATTTGGGCGCCTGGCCCCGGAGCAGCGCGAGAAGCTGCTGCAAAGCTGGGCTGCCAGCAACGTGCCCCAGCTGCGCAAAGGGTTCCAGGCCCTGCGCAAGCTGTTTGTGTTTCTGTTTTATGGTGGCTCTACCCCGGAGCAGGGCAATTTTGTGTGGGAGCACATCGGCTACCCTGGCCCCCAGGTACCCGACCCCGCCGTGGCCGCCGAAAAGCCCATCCGGACCCTGCAGCCCACCCAGGACGCGCACTACGACTGCGACGTGCTGGTGATTGGGAGCGGAGCCGGTGGCGGGGTAGTGGCCGGCGAGCTGGCCGCCGCGGGTCATGATGTGCTGGTGCTGGAAAAAGGCCCCTACTTCCACGGGCCCGACTTCACCCAGCGTGAAGTGGACATGCTGGGAGAGTTGTACGAGGCCCGGGGCGGCCTCAGCACTCAGGACGGGGGCATTGCCCTGCTGGCCGGCTCCTGCCTGGGTGGCGGCACCACCGTCAACTGGGCCGGTGCTTTCCGTACCCCCGATTACGTGCGCGAGGAATGGGCCCGGGAACACCAAGTGCCCCACTTCACCGGCCCCGACTTCAGCCGCAGCCTGGAAGCCGTGAGCGAGGCCCTGGGTGTGAACACCGCCTACCCCCGCCACAACGGCCAGAACCAGGCCCTCTGGGACGGTTCCCGGGCTTTGGGGCAGGACGTAAAGCTGATTCCGCGCAATGAGAAAGGCCTTACCAGCTCGGAGGAACACTTCTGCGGGTTGGGGTACAGCGGCTTCGGCGACCGGCACGGCATCAAGCAGGGTACCCTCAATACCTATCTGCAAACCGCCTTCGACCACGGCGCCCGCTTGCTCTGCAGCACGGCCGTTACGCGGGTTACCCTGGCCCATGGCCGGGCCACCGGCGCCGAAGCCGTGCATACCACCGCCGATGGCCGCCCGGTGCGCGTAACGGTGCGGGCCCGGCGGGTGGTAGTGGCGGCAGGCTCCATCCAGACGCCGGCCCTGCTGCTGCGCAGCGGCCTGCGGCACGCCCACCTGGGGCAACACCTGCATCTGCACCCTACGGTAGCGGTTTCGGGGCTGTACCGGCAGCGCATCGAACCCTGGCACGGGCCCATGATGTCGGTGGTGAATGATGCGTTTACCCGCCTGGAGGGTAGCAACTTTGGCGTGAAGCTGGAAACGCCGCCCGCCCACCCCGGCCTGATGGCCATGGTGCTGCCCTGGCGCTCGGGCCAGCAGCACAAGGCGCTGATGCAGCAGGCGGCTCACCTGGGCTCGTTTATCGTTTTGACCCGGGACCGGGACGGCGGCCGCGTTTCGGTGGACCGGCACGGCGCGCCCTGCATCGACTATATCCTCAGCGACTACGACCGGGGTCACCTGCTGCGGGGAGTGCGGGCCGCCGCCGAGGTGCACGTAGCGGCCGGGGCCCACACCGTACTGCTACCCCACGGCACCCTGCCTACCCTACACGCCGAAAACGGCCAGCTGCAAAACCCCGAGGTGCTGGCCGGCTTGCCCTACCTCAGCTGGAAAGCCAACCAGTTCGGCCTCTACAGCGCCCACCAGATGAGCACCTGCCGCATGGGTGGCAATGCCGCTACCCACCCCACCAGTCCTACCGGCGAGCTGTACGATGTGCGGCATCTGTTCGTGGCCGACGCCTCGGCGTTTCCGGCCTGCAGCGGCGTAAATCCCATGCTCACTATTATGGCCCTGGCCCACCATACGGCCCAGCATCTGAAGGCCAGCTTACAGGCCGAACCGGTCGTGGAGCGGGCGGCGGTGGCCAGTGAGCCGGGGAGAGTATAG
- a CDS encoding AraC family transcriptional regulator, translating to MKLQFEPIHPTVDSSFTLLHYTEVGKAELLWHYHPEYELVYIPRGHGRRHIGQHISRFEDGELVLIGPDLPHLTFSYGHPAGTPFEEIVVQLRGDFLGSDFWDKPEMAAIRQLLARSHEGLSFRGSTRTAVGPVLRQLLEAPPFMRLLLLLQALQQLAQAPTTDCLPLHAGTGGQGLNGKEQQRLSRVYQFVEQNYQRASLSVQEVADVAHLSVPAFCRYFKKMTRHTLTDFLQEYRVGQACRLLLDDDLAVTEVCYSCGFNNLSHFNKTFRKYTGQSPTEYRRQRMGK from the coding sequence GTGAAACTACAATTCGAACCCATCCATCCCACCGTTGACAGCTCCTTCACGCTTCTGCACTACACGGAGGTAGGCAAGGCGGAGCTGCTCTGGCACTACCACCCTGAGTACGAGCTGGTGTATATTCCGAGGGGCCACGGGCGGCGGCACATCGGGCAGCATATTTCCCGCTTCGAGGATGGGGAGCTGGTGCTTATCGGGCCCGATCTGCCTCACCTTACCTTCAGCTACGGGCATCCGGCGGGCACGCCGTTCGAGGAAATTGTGGTGCAGCTGCGCGGCGACTTTCTGGGTTCCGACTTCTGGGATAAGCCCGAAATGGCTGCCATCCGGCAGTTGCTGGCCCGCTCCCATGAAGGGTTGTCGTTTCGGGGTAGTACGCGCACGGCAGTAGGCCCGGTGCTGCGCCAGCTGCTGGAGGCGCCGCCCTTCATGCGCCTGTTGCTGCTGCTGCAGGCCCTGCAGCAGCTGGCCCAGGCCCCCACCACCGACTGCCTGCCCCTGCACGCGGGCACAGGCGGCCAGGGCCTGAACGGTAAGGAGCAGCAGCGCCTGAGCCGGGTGTACCAGTTTGTGGAGCAGAACTACCAGCGCGCCAGCCTCTCGGTGCAGGAAGTAGCCGATGTGGCCCACCTCTCGGTGCCGGCCTTCTGCCGCTACTTCAAGAAGATGACCCGCCACACCCTCACCGATTTCCTGCAGGAATACCGCGTGGGCCAGGCCTGCCGCCTCCTCCTCGACGACGACTTGGCCGTGACGGAGGTGTGCTATTCCTGCGGCTTCAACAACCTCTCCCACTTCAACAAAACCTTCCGCAAGTACACCGGCCAAAGCCCCACCGAGTATCGCCGCCAACGCATGGGTAAGTAG
- a CDS encoding lytic polysaccharide monooxygenase: MRALNFRGAGKGIWWGLLLLIGLLTAAGQPVAEQPLVLRPATPSFTSPLFTIKQVRDERPGRPAVAWLLPTPPATANVARPVGLQGGTEAALRQFVTRTLPARPARYGVTLRVLECRVQETAAAGGQAAGQITVRLAFDWVNAEGRTITLTEYRGGARYLRPLPDRTVVEPTLRQTLLGGLSYFNTWLTRAATHDVRLATAVHPTARFHMAQTEADTVFYDPARPLVWSDFTGQPRSQGRYAASVFPGFAYQGRPRVVNGVVELELILKVFVVRSSSWVGPGQQTAEHLNHEQRHFDIVRLVAERFRRKATPDSLTVEDYNSILQLQYLKSFTEMNRLQEQYDAETHGSPLAQERWNRRLDEELRQYGIKK; this comes from the coding sequence ATGAGAGCCTTGAATTTTCGCGGGGCTGGTAAAGGAATCTGGTGGGGGCTGCTATTGCTTATCGGGCTGCTGACAGCGGCCGGGCAGCCGGTTGCAGAACAACCCCTGGTTCTGCGGCCCGCTACTCCTTCTTTCACTTCTCCCCTGTTTACGATTAAGCAGGTGCGCGATGAGCGGCCTGGTCGCCCGGCCGTAGCGTGGCTGCTCCCTACCCCTCCGGCAACGGCCAATGTCGCGCGGCCCGTAGGGCTGCAGGGCGGCACCGAGGCGGCCCTGCGCCAGTTTGTAACCCGCACCTTGCCGGCCCGCCCCGCCCGCTACGGTGTTACCCTGCGGGTGCTCGAGTGCCGCGTGCAGGAAACGGCCGCGGCTGGCGGCCAGGCAGCCGGCCAGATTACGGTGCGCCTGGCTTTCGACTGGGTGAATGCTGAGGGCCGCACCATTACCCTGACGGAGTACCGCGGCGGGGCCCGCTACCTGCGCCCCCTCCCCGACCGGACGGTGGTGGAGCCTACCTTACGCCAAACCCTGCTGGGCGGCCTCAGCTACTTCAATACCTGGCTTACCCGCGCCGCCACCCACGATGTGCGCCTGGCCACGGCCGTACACCCCACCGCCCGCTTCCATATGGCCCAAACGGAGGCCGATACCGTATTTTACGACCCTGCCCGCCCCCTGGTGTGGTCAGATTTTACGGGGCAGCCTCGCTCGCAGGGGCGTTATGCGGCCTCGGTGTTTCCGGGCTTTGCTTACCAAGGCCGGCCGCGGGTGGTGAACGGGGTAGTAGAGCTGGAGCTGATTCTGAAGGTATTTGTGGTGCGCAGCTCGTCGTGGGTGGGGCCGGGCCAGCAAACGGCCGAGCACCTCAACCACGAGCAGCGCCACTTTGATATCGTGCGGCTGGTAGCCGAGCGGTTTCGCCGCAAAGCCACCCCCGACAGCCTCACGGTGGAAGACTACAACAGCATTCTGCAGCTGCAGTACCTGAAATCCTTTACGGAGATGAACCGCCTGCAGGAGCAGTACGACGCCGAAACCCACGGCAGCCCTCTGGCCCAGGAGCGCTGGAACCGCCGCCTGGATGAGGAGCTGCGCCAGTACGGCATCAAGAAGTAA
- a CDS encoding aldehyde dehydrogenase family protein produces MPTPAFASALRPEPAMVPTPDRAHNLSELFARQQARAEVLRQEPLEARAARLRRLSAWVADNRAAIQQALYSDFKKPTPETDVTEIWSTQTEIKHTLRHLRQWAQPRKVGTPLSLVGTRGWVQYEPKGVCLIIAPWNYPFYLALDPLVSALAAGNCCIIKPSEMTPTVAALLSRMCQELFDPAEVTVVEGDKQVATELLALPFNHIFFTGSPQVGKVVMRAAAEHLSSVTLELGGKSPVVVDDTADLRDAAEKIVWGKGINAGQTCVAPDYLLVHEAIRDQLVAEIREVVQRFYNPEGAGVAASGSFARIVNDHHYARVADLLTEARQQGATVALGGQTDAVARFIEPTVLLNVPAESRLMQEEIFGPLLPIRTFQTLEQAVAEVNSRPHPLALYVFSQRKENQRYLLQSIPAGGACLNETILHLGHPELPFGGLGNSGLGRAHGLAGFQAFSNEKSVLQQRVGRTGLKPIYPPYTPKVKKLINWLVKWL; encoded by the coding sequence ATGCCCACTCCTGCTTTCGCTTCTGCCCTCCGCCCCGAGCCTGCCATGGTTCCTACCCCCGACCGGGCCCACAACCTGTCCGAGCTCTTCGCCCGCCAGCAGGCCCGGGCGGAAGTGCTGCGCCAGGAGCCCCTCGAAGCCCGGGCTGCCCGTCTGCGCCGGCTCAGTGCCTGGGTAGCCGACAATCGGGCAGCCATTCAGCAGGCCCTTTACTCCGATTTCAAAAAGCCTACCCCCGAAACCGACGTCACCGAAATCTGGTCCACCCAAACTGAAATAAAGCACACGCTGCGCCACCTGCGCCAGTGGGCCCAGCCCCGCAAGGTGGGCACGCCGTTGTCGTTGGTGGGTACGCGGGGCTGGGTGCAGTACGAGCCCAAAGGCGTGTGCCTGATTATCGCCCCCTGGAACTACCCCTTCTATCTAGCCCTCGATCCGCTGGTATCGGCGCTGGCGGCAGGCAACTGCTGCATCATCAAGCCTTCGGAAATGACACCTACGGTGGCGGCCCTGCTCAGCCGCATGTGCCAGGAGCTGTTCGACCCCGCCGAGGTAACCGTAGTGGAGGGCGACAAGCAGGTGGCCACGGAACTGCTGGCCTTGCCCTTCAACCATATCTTTTTCACGGGTAGCCCCCAGGTAGGAAAAGTGGTGATGCGCGCCGCCGCCGAACACCTGAGCAGCGTAACCCTGGAGCTGGGCGGCAAAAGCCCGGTTGTAGTAGATGACACCGCCGACCTGCGCGACGCGGCCGAGAAAATCGTGTGGGGCAAGGGCATCAACGCTGGCCAGACCTGCGTAGCCCCCGATTACCTGCTGGTGCATGAGGCCATCCGCGACCAGCTGGTGGCAGAAATCCGGGAGGTGGTGCAGCGCTTCTACAACCCCGAGGGAGCGGGCGTAGCGGCCTCCGGCTCCTTTGCCCGCATCGTGAACGACCACCACTACGCCCGCGTGGCCGACCTGCTGACGGAAGCCCGGCAGCAGGGCGCCACCGTGGCCCTGGGCGGCCAGACCGACGCCGTCGCCCGGTTTATCGAGCCCACGGTGCTGCTGAACGTTCCGGCTGAGAGCCGCCTGATGCAGGAGGAAATCTTCGGGCCCCTGCTACCCATTCGCACCTTCCAGACCCTGGAGCAAGCCGTTGCAGAAGTCAACTCGCGTCCGCATCCGCTGGCTCTGTATGTATTTTCCCAGCGCAAGGAAAACCAGCGCTACCTGCTCCAGAGCATTCCGGCCGGGGGCGCCTGCCTCAACGAAACCATCCTGCACCTGGGGCACCCCGAGCTGCCCTTCGGCGGCCTCGGCAACAGCGGCCTGGGCCGGGCCCATGGCCTGGCCGGCTTCCAGGCCTTCAGCAACGAAAAATCGGTGCTGCAGCAGCGCGTGGGCCGTACCGGCCTCAAGCCCATCTACCCGCCCTACACCCCCAAAGTCAAAAAACTCATCAACTGGTTGGTGAAGTGGCTGTAA
- a CDS encoding DUF3616 domain-containing protein, whose amino-acid sequence MPRRQPYTLRFNPKLSLNTAGKHVRDGLSSTLRTGDNLWVSCDERTSIERLRLIGPHEFGQHCSYELTELLDLPSDKTEEIDIEGMAEGEHYLWLVGSHSLARKKPDAEGPDPAKEIGRLAQVKSEANRYLLARVPMLLNPATGNYELCREAPHPTDPTQTLRAAQLRLTDDSNDLRDLLANDPHLKPFLTIPGKDNGFDIEGLSVAPDGRVFVGLRGPVLRGWAIVLELLPREDKHGRLRLSELPGATETYYKKHFLALGGMGVRELRQCGPDLLLLAGPTMDLDGTIAVYRWPEALRMPQDSLIGPDKLERLFDVPHGSGPTAGQDKAEGMALLDETHVLVVFDSPTDARKPAPHVVVADAFPLPGKLR is encoded by the coding sequence ATGCCGCGCCGCCAGCCTTATACCCTTCGGTTTAATCCCAAGCTCAGCCTGAACACCGCCGGCAAGCACGTCCGCGACGGGCTTTCCTCCACGCTGCGCACCGGCGACAACCTCTGGGTGAGCTGCGACGAGCGGACCTCCATTGAGCGGCTGCGCCTGATAGGCCCCCACGAATTTGGGCAGCACTGCTCCTACGAGCTGACGGAGCTGCTGGACCTGCCCTCCGACAAAACCGAGGAAATTGATATTGAAGGCATGGCCGAGGGCGAGCACTACCTCTGGCTGGTGGGCTCGCACAGCTTGGCCCGCAAAAAGCCCGATGCCGAGGGCCCGGACCCCGCCAAAGAAATCGGGCGGCTGGCCCAGGTGAAATCGGAAGCCAACCGCTACTTGCTGGCCCGTGTGCCTATGCTGCTCAACCCCGCTACCGGCAACTACGAGTTGTGCCGCGAGGCCCCGCACCCCACCGACCCTACCCAAACTCTGCGCGCGGCCCAGCTGCGCCTCACCGACGACTCCAATGACCTGCGCGACCTGCTCGCCAACGACCCCCACCTGAAGCCCTTCCTGACCATTCCGGGTAAGGATAACGGGTTCGATATTGAGGGGCTTTCGGTGGCGCCCGATGGACGGGTGTTTGTGGGGCTGCGCGGCCCGGTGCTGCGGGGCTGGGCGATAGTGCTGGAGCTGCTTCCGCGCGAGGACAAGCACGGCCGCCTGCGCCTGAGCGAGCTGCCCGGCGCCACCGAAACCTACTACAAAAAGCACTTCCTGGCCCTGGGCGGCATGGGCGTGCGCGAGCTGCGCCAGTGCGGCCCCGATCTGCTGCTGCTGGCCGGCCCCACCATGGACCTGGATGGCACCATTGCCGTGTACCGCTGGCCCGAGGCCCTGCGCATGCCCCAGGACAGCCTCATCGGGCCCGATAAGCTGGAGCGCCTCTTTGATGTTCCCCACGGCTCCGGGCCCACCGCCGGCCAGGACAAAGCCGAGGGCATGGCCCTGCTCGACGAAACCCATGTGCTCGTGGTGTTCGATAGCCCCACCGACGCCCGTAAGCCCGCCCCGCACGTAGTAGTAGCCGATGCCTTTCCTCTGCCCGGCAAGCTCCGCTAA